One window from the genome of Balneola sp. encodes:
- a CDS encoding ATP-dependent DNA helicase RecG, with translation MKLTDLSGLSSKRLEALSSEGIHSATDLLNFFPRRFLDRSNTQKIKHLAGSGEEITVAGKVTTINMAGYGRKKRLEVTINDGSGDVKGVWFRGVGYFNKFFKKGDFVAFYGAAKRYGSSISIAHPEVDKISSDDDLDSFSRIFPIYPGSKALSKARITSKLVQSWMEQILNKLNPDEFLPDSLISEMKLPQRPEAYRMIHFPETHNEHKKALNRFKFEELFLFELSMEKINYTVKERANGHVFNETGTYTSTYFNEILPFELTDGQKSSLGEIKKDVRSGKQMNRLIQGDVGAGKTIVAIGAMLMALDNGFQTAFLAPTEILAEQHYRTLTNQLKGLDVNVRLLIGSQKKALRTDILTDIEGGNCNIVVGTHAIIQDTVRFHNLGLAVIDEQHRFGVKQRSELLNKGSHPHMLVMSATPIPRSLAMTVYADLDVSVIKDLPAGRKPIRTAIRSQKKREDVYRFVEQEVKDGGQVYIVYPLVEESEALDLKDATAGFEKLKKQFPDFKVGLIHGQMKTEEKDGAMQAFIKNEIQILVSTTVIEVGVDVPNASIMIIEHAERFGLSQLHQLRGRIGRGERQSYCILMPDVKVSKSGAVRLKTMEETNDGFRIAEADLKLRGPGDFLGTKQSGLPDFKFADIVEDQFLLGQAKEKAMELLGEDPQLQSPQNNSLQKIFSPYFKEKVKFYGMG, from the coding sequence TTGAAATTAACTGATTTATCCGGATTGAGTTCAAAAAGGCTGGAAGCTTTAAGCAGCGAAGGCATTCATTCTGCAACCGATCTACTGAACTTTTTTCCCCGCCGTTTCCTAGATCGCAGTAATACCCAGAAAATAAAGCATCTTGCTGGTTCCGGTGAAGAAATAACGGTAGCAGGTAAAGTCACTACCATTAATATGGCGGGCTATGGCAGAAAAAAGAGGCTGGAAGTTACCATTAATGACGGCTCAGGTGATGTCAAGGGAGTCTGGTTCAGAGGCGTGGGTTATTTTAATAAGTTTTTTAAGAAAGGTGATTTTGTCGCTTTTTATGGAGCTGCAAAGAGATATGGCAGCTCCATTTCAATTGCTCACCCAGAAGTTGATAAGATCTCATCCGACGATGATCTCGATTCTTTTTCACGAATTTTTCCAATCTATCCGGGAAGCAAGGCTTTGAGTAAAGCTCGCATCACCAGCAAATTGGTTCAGAGCTGGATGGAGCAAATACTCAATAAACTAAACCCCGATGAATTTTTGCCGGATTCATTGATTTCTGAAATGAAGCTCCCTCAACGACCCGAAGCTTATCGCATGATTCATTTTCCAGAGACTCACAATGAACACAAAAAAGCCCTTAACCGCTTTAAGTTCGAAGAGCTGTTCTTGTTCGAGCTGAGTATGGAAAAAATCAACTACACGGTCAAAGAAAGAGCTAATGGCCATGTTTTTAATGAAACCGGAACTTATACCTCCACTTACTTCAATGAGATTCTGCCCTTCGAATTAACCGATGGACAAAAGTCTTCTTTAGGTGAGATTAAAAAGGACGTTCGCTCTGGCAAACAAATGAATCGACTTATACAGGGAGATGTAGGCGCCGGAAAAACCATTGTGGCCATTGGTGCAATGCTTATGGCTTTAGATAATGGATTTCAAACAGCTTTTCTTGCTCCGACAGAAATTCTGGCTGAGCAGCATTACCGAACACTTACTAATCAACTGAAAGGGCTGGATGTAAATGTCCGGCTTCTCATCGGTTCACAAAAAAAAGCATTACGCACAGACATTCTAACCGACATTGAAGGCGGAAACTGCAATATCGTAGTAGGAACACATGCAATTATTCAGGATACCGTTCGGTTTCACAACCTTGGCCTTGCGGTGATTGATGAGCAGCATCGGTTTGGGGTAAAGCAACGATCTGAACTGCTTAATAAAGGAAGTCATCCACATATGCTTGTGATGAGCGCGACCCCTATTCCCCGTTCACTCGCCATGACGGTTTATGCTGATCTCGATGTCTCTGTTATTAAAGATTTACCGGCGGGAAGGAAACCAATCCGAACGGCGATCCGGTCTCAAAAGAAAAGAGAGGATGTATATCGGTTTGTTGAGCAAGAAGTTAAAGATGGAGGGCAGGTCTATATCGTTTATCCACTAGTTGAAGAATCTGAGGCGTTAGACTTAAAAGATGCAACGGCCGGTTTTGAAAAACTCAAAAAGCAGTTCCCTGATTTCAAAGTAGGCCTCATCCACGGTCAGATGAAAACCGAAGAGAAAGATGGAGCAATGCAGGCCTTCATAAAAAATGAAATTCAGATTCTAGTCTCCACAACGGTTATTGAAGTTGGGGTTGATGTACCCAATGCATCTATTATGATTATTGAACATGCTGAGCGATTTGGTTTATCTCAACTGCATCAGCTGCGTGGGAGAATTGGCCGAGGCGAACGTCAAAGTTATTGCATCCTGATGCCGGATGTTAAAGTGAGCAAGTCCGGAGCAGTTCGGCTTAAAACCATGGAAGAAACGAATGACGGATTTCGAATCGCCGAGGCAGACTTAAAACTTCGCGGCCCCGGAGATTTCCTGGGCACCAAGCAAAGTGGCCTGCCTGATTTCAAATTTGCTGATATTGTTGAGGATCAATTCCTGCTTGGCCAAGCCAAAGAGAAGGCAATGGAATTATTAGGTGAAGACCCACAGCTTCAATCTCCCCAAAACAATTCACTGCAAAAAATATTCTCACCCTACTTTAAAGAAAAGGTCAAGTTTTATGGCATGGGATAA
- a CDS encoding 30S ribosomal protein S12: MPTINQLIRKGRKSKVSKTTAPALQNCPQKRGVCTRVYTTTPKKPNSALRKVARVRLTNGIEVSAYIPGEGHNLQEHSIVLIRGGKVKDLPGVRYHIIRGTLDTAGVEGRTQSRSLYGTKKPKG, encoded by the coding sequence GTGCCTACAATAAATCAACTCATACGAAAAGGTAGAAAAAGCAAAGTAAGTAAAACAACTGCTCCTGCGCTACAAAATTGTCCGCAGAAGCGTGGTGTTTGTACTCGCGTTTATACAACTACGCCAAAAAAGCCGAATTCGGCATTGCGTAAGGTAGCTCGTGTACGTTTGACTAACGGAATTGAAGTTTCGGCTTACATTCCGGGTGAAGGTCACAACTTACAGGAACATAGTATTGTATTGATCCGAGGTGGTAAAGTAAAAGATTTGCCCGGTGTTCGATACCATATTATTAGAGGAACATTAGATACTGCGGGTGTTGAGGGAAGAACTCAGAGCCGTAGCTTGTATGGCACCAAGAAGCCAAAAGGGTAA
- a CDS encoding 30S ribosomal protein S7, which yields MRRKTAEKRDVQADPIFEDKLVTRFVNNLMRDGKKNVARKIVYQAFEVIEXKTGETGIDVFRNALQNSTPVVEVKSRRVGGATYQVPIEVRQERGTALGMRWIIRAARSRNDKSMSIRLSRELMDASNNEGGAVRKKDETHRMADANKAFAHFRF from the coding sequence ATGCGTAGAAAAACAGCAGAAAAACGAGATGTACAAGCGGATCCAATTTTTGAGGATAAGCTCGTAACTCGTTTCGTAAATAACCTGATGCGAGACGGTAAAAAGAATGTTGCTCGCAAGATTGTATATCAGGCTTTTGAAGTTATTGAAGANAAGACTGGCGAAACAGGAATCGATGTATTCCGAAATGCACTACAGAATTCCACACCGGTTGTAGAGGTTAAATCTCGCCGTGTTGGTGGAGCAACATATCAGGTGCCTATTGAAGTTCGCCAGGAAAGAGGAACAGCTCTTGGGATGCGATGGATTATCCGTGCAGCTCGTTCCAGAAATGATAAGTCGATGTCGATTCGCCTATCGCGTGAATTGATGGACGCATCAAACAATGAAGGCGGGGCAGTTCGTAAGAAAGACGAAACGCACCGTATGGCAGACGCTAACAAAGCATTTGCTCACTTTAGATTCTAA
- the fusA gene encoding elongation factor G: MSDTKAATDPKILDKIRRTRNIGIMAHIDAGKTTVTERILFYTGRSHRMGEVHDGAATMDWMEQEQERGITITSAATHCIWKDHRINIIDTPGHVDFTVEVERSLRVLDGAVFVLDSVGAVQPQSETVWRQANKYNVPCMAFVNKMDRTGSDFYNVVKELDEKLNAHPVPIQIPIGKEEHFKGVVDLIKMEAIVWDDESLGATYEVVDIPEDLKEKVAEYRMLLLEAVSDQNDALMEKYLMEEEISEEEIVDALREATISRDITPVMCGTALKNKGIQVLLDKVLDFMPNPLDIPPVKGIDPETEEEIKKAPDVNAPFSALAFKIMTDPYVGRLTFVRVYSGRLEKGSYTFNSSTGNKERVGRLLEMHANDKKDLDYIQAGDIAAVIGIKEVHTGDTLCDPDHPVILEQITFPEPVIKLAVEPKTKADSEKLSTGLQKLAEEDPTFQVKTDHETGQTTIAGMGELHLEIIVDRLRREFKVEANVGAPQVSYRETISKKVDHREIYKKQTGGRGKFADISFEVGPIEDFEDYDGNEDRITREEGFIFINEIVGGNIPREFIPSVMKGFQQALSGGIQANYSVENIGVRLYDGSYHDVDSDQLSFELCAKLGFRNSARKAKPKILEPVMKVEIITPEEYMGDVIGDLNSRRGIMQSMDSNNEGSVVKAHVPLSEMFGYSTDLRSATQGRAVYSMEFHDYTEVPEAIAQEIIESQT; encoded by the coding sequence ATGTCTGATACAAAAGCAGCAACTGACCCAAAAATTTTAGATAAGATTCGCCGTACGCGGAACATCGGTATCATGGCGCATATCGATGCTGGAAAAACAACCGTGACCGAGCGAATTCTATTTTATACCGGTAGAAGTCACCGAATGGGTGAAGTTCATGACGGTGCGGCAACGATGGACTGGATGGAGCAAGAGCAGGAGCGTGGTATTACTATTACTTCTGCTGCTACTCACTGTATCTGGAAAGATCACCGAATTAACATTATTGATACTCCTGGTCACGTTGACTTTACTGTAGAGGTAGAGCGTTCTTTGCGTGTATTGGATGGTGCGGTTTTTGTGCTTGACTCAGTTGGAGCTGTTCAGCCTCAGTCTGAAACGGTATGGCGTCAGGCTAATAAATACAACGTGCCTTGCATGGCTTTTGTAAATAAGATGGACCGTACTGGTTCTGACTTTTACAATGTAGTTAAGGAACTCGATGAGAAATTGAATGCTCATCCAGTACCAATCCAAATTCCAATCGGTAAGGAAGAGCACTTTAAAGGTGTTGTCGATCTTATCAAAATGGAAGCTATTGTTTGGGATGATGAGTCATTAGGTGCTACTTATGAAGTAGTTGACATTCCTGAAGACCTGAAAGAGAAAGTTGCTGAGTACAGAATGTTGTTACTCGAAGCTGTTTCAGATCAGAATGATGCGCTTATGGAGAAATACCTCATGGAAGAGGAGATTTCTGAAGAAGAGATTGTTGACGCGCTTCGTGAGGCTACTATTTCAAGAGATATCACACCGGTAATGTGTGGTACAGCACTTAAGAATAAAGGAATTCAGGTACTGCTTGATAAAGTATTGGACTTCATGCCTAACCCGCTTGATATTCCTCCAGTAAAAGGTATTGATCCTGAAACTGAAGAAGAGATTAAAAAGGCTCCAGATGTAAATGCGCCTTTCTCAGCTCTTGCTTTCAAAATTATGACCGATCCTTATGTAGGTAGGTTAACATTTGTGAGAGTGTACTCTGGTCGACTTGAAAAAGGTTCTTATACCTTTAATTCATCAACTGGTAATAAAGAGCGTGTTGGTAGACTGCTTGAGATGCATGCCAACGACAAAAAAGATTTAGATTATATCCAAGCCGGCGATATTGCAGCCGTAATTGGTATTAAAGAGGTGCATACAGGTGATACACTTTGTGATCCTGATCACCCGGTAATCTTAGAGCAAATCACTTTCCCTGAGCCTGTAATTAAATTGGCTGTTGAGCCTAAGACAAAGGCAGATAGTGAAAAGCTTTCTACAGGACTTCAAAAATTAGCTGAAGAAGATCCAACGTTCCAGGTTAAAACTGATCATGAAACCGGTCAGACAACTATTGCTGGAATGGGTGAACTTCACCTTGAGATCATTGTTGACAGATTACGTCGTGAATTTAAAGTTGAAGCGAACGTAGGTGCTCCTCAGGTATCTTACCGTGAAACAATTTCTAAGAAAGTTGATCACCGTGAGATCTACAAGAAACAGACTGGTGGACGTGGTAAGTTTGCCGATATCTCTTTTGAAGTAGGTCCAATTGAAGATTTTGAGGATTACGATGGTAATGAAGATCGAATTACTCGTGAAGAAGGATTTATTTTCATTAATGAAATTGTAGGTGGTAATATTCCTCGTGAATTTATTCCTTCAGTAATGAAAGGATTCCAGCAAGCACTCAGCGGTGGTATTCAGGCTAACTACTCAGTAGAAAACATCGGTGTTCGTCTTTATGACGGTTCCTACCATGATGTTGATTCTGATCAATTAAGTTTTGAGTTATGTGCCAAGCTTGGCTTCAGAAATTCAGCTCGTAAAGCTAAGCCAAAAATTCTTGAGCCTGTAATGAAAGTAGAAATCATTACCCCGGAAGAGTACATGGGTGATGTAATCGGTGACTTGAATAGTCGTCGTGGAATTATGCAGAGTATGGACTCGAATAATGAAGGTTCAGTTGTTAAAGCTCATGTACCACTTTCAGAAATGTTCGGTTATTCAACTGACTTAAGATCAGCGACTCAGGGTCGTGCAGTATATTCGATGGAATTCCATGACTACACTGAAGTTCCAGAGGCAATTGCTCAGGAAATCATCGAAAGTCAAACATAA
- the tuf gene encoding elongation factor Tu, with amino-acid sequence MAKETFQRNKPHVNVGTIGHVDHGKTTLTAAITTVMAKTYGGVAKQFADIDNAPEERERGITIATAHVEYETDARHYAHVDCPGHADYVKNMVTGAAQMDGAILVVAATDGPMPQTREHILLARQVGVPEIVVFMNKVDLVDDEELLELVELEVRELLSSYEFDGDDIPVIQGSALGALNGEDEHEQAIIDLMKAVDETIPTPERDVDKPFLMPVEDVFSITGRGTVATGRIERGVLKLNDEIEIVGIVEDPMKTVVTGIEMFRRMLDQGQAGDNAGILLRGINKEQLQRGMVLCKPGSITPHKQFECEVYVLSKDEGGRHTPFFKGYRPQFYFRTTDVTGACQLPDGVEMVMPGDNVKLSVELIQPVAMEEGLRFAIREGGRTVGAGVVTKILD; translated from the coding sequence ATGGCAAAAGAGACCTTTCAACGGAATAAGCCCCATGTGAACGTGGGCACGATTGGACACGTAGATCACGGGAAGACGACCTTGACGGCGGCCATTACGACCGTAATGGCGAAGACGTATGGTGGTGTGGCCAAACAGTTTGCAGATATTGACAATGCACCGGAAGAGCGCGAGCGTGGTATTACCATTGCAACGGCTCACGTAGAATATGAGACGGACGCGCGTCACTACGCCCACGTGGATTGCCCGGGTCACGCTGATTATGTGAAGAACATGGTGACCGGAGCGGCTCAGATGGATGGCGCTATATTAGTAGTAGCAGCCACGGATGGCCCGATGCCACAAACCCGTGAGCACATCTTGCTTGCCCGCCAGGTAGGTGTACCTGAGATTGTAGTGTTTATGAACAAGGTAGACCTGGTAGACGATGAAGAACTTCTTGAGCTTGTAGAGCTGGAAGTTCGTGAGCTGTTGTCTTCCTATGAATTTGATGGCGATGATATTCCTGTAATCCAGGGTTCTGCTCTTGGCGCGCTGAATGGCGAAGACGAGCACGAGCAAGCTATTATCGATCTGATGAAAGCGGTGGATGAGACGATTCCAACGCCTGAGCGTGACGTAGACAAACCATTCCTGATGCCGGTAGAGGATGTATTCTCTATCACCGGACGAGGAACGGTAGCCACCGGACGTATCGAGCGTGGCGTGCTGAAGCTCAATGATGAAATTGAAATTGTAGGGATCGTAGAAGATCCGATGAAAACCGTGGTAACCGGTATTGAGATGTTCCGTCGTATGCTCGACCAGGGACAAGCCGGTGACAACGCAGGTATTCTGCTTCGAGGTATTAACAAGGAGCAACTGCAGCGTGGAATGGTACTTTGTAAGCCAGGTTCAATCACTCCTCACAAACAGTTTGAGTGTGAGGTGTATGTATTGAGCAAGGATGAAGGTGGACGACACACGCCATTCTTCAAAGGCTACCGCCCACAGTTTTACTTCCGAACCACCGATGTGACGGGAGCTTGTCAGCTTCCTGACGGCGTTGAGATGGTAATGCCGGGAGACAATGTGAAACTAAGTGTAGAACTTATCCAGCCAGTGGCTATGGAAGAGGGATTACGCTTTGCGATACGCGAAGGTGGCCGTACCGTCGGTGCCGGAGTGGTAACTAAAATCTTAGACTAA
- a CDS encoding 30S ribosomal protein S10, with protein sequence MATQQKIRIKLKSYDHNLIDKSAEKIIQTVKSTGAVVSGPIPLPTRKSIITVNKSVFVDKKSREQFEYRSHKRLIDILSTGSQTVDALMKLELPSGVDVEIKV encoded by the coding sequence GTGGCAACACAACAGAAAATCAGAATCAAATTGAAGTCATACGATCATAATTTGATCGATAAATCAGCTGAAAAGATAATTCAGACTGTGAAATCTACTGGTGCGGTAGTATCGGGACCAATCCCGCTGCCCACTCGTAAAAGCATCATTACGGTGAATAAATCCGTTTTTGTTGATAAGAAATCACGTGAGCAATTTGAGTATCGTTCTCATAAGCGCCTCATCGATATTCTTTCAACCGGATCACAAACTGTAGATGCGTTGATGAAGCTGGAATTACCTTCCGGCGTTGATGTAGAAATTAAAGTTTAA
- a CDS encoding 50S ribosomal protein L3, whose translation MSGLIGKKVGMTSVFDNIGRNIPVTVIEIEPCAITQIKTEETDGYSAVQLAAFDRKPKNVSKAVKGHFAKSGVSPKHQVVEFRDFIPEGLDVGDELNISDVFSVGDTVDVVAISKGKGFTGVVKRHNFSGVGDATHGQHNRLRAPGAIGNASDPSRVFKGMRMAGQSGNERVKIKNLSIAKILEDSNVVLVTGSVPGAKGGYVEIHNKASVNN comes from the coding sequence ATGAGTGGTTTGATAGGAAAAAAAGTTGGTATGACAAGCGTGTTTGATAACATTGGTCGGAATATTCCGGTTACTGTTATTGAAATTGAACCTTGTGCTATTACCCAGATCAAAACAGAAGAAACAGACGGCTATAGTGCTGTACAGTTAGCTGCTTTTGATCGTAAACCAAAGAATGTAAGTAAAGCCGTAAAAGGACACTTCGCTAAATCAGGTGTTTCACCAAAACATCAAGTAGTAGAGTTTAGAGATTTTATTCCTGAAGGACTTGATGTCGGTGATGAGCTAAACATTAGTGATGTATTTAGTGTTGGCGACACCGTAGACGTAGTGGCAATATCCAAAGGAAAAGGTTTTACAGGTGTTGTAAAACGACATAACTTTTCTGGAGTTGGCGATGCTACTCACGGTCAGCATAACCGTTTAAGAGCACCTGGTGCTATTGGTAATGCTTCTGACCCATCCAGAGTATTCAAAGGAATGCGAATGGCTGGTCAGTCTGGAAACGAGCGAGTTAAGATTAAGAATCTTAGCATTGCTAAAATTCTGGAAGACTCAAATGTTGTTTTGGTTACCGGATCTGTTCCCGGAGCAAAAGGCGGATACGTAGAAATTCATAACAAAGCGTCTGTTAACAACTAG
- a CDS encoding 50S ribosomal protein L4 — MKLDIYKIDGKKSSKKAELSDAIFAIEPNETVLYEDVRRHMANKRQGTAKTKERSEVTGSTKKMYRQKGTGNARRGDIKSPLLRKGGTVFGPKPRDYSFKMNKKTRQLARKSALTLKAGNEAIVIVQDFSYDEPKTSQVADMLSALEVSGKKALILTGETDMIIYKSARNIPGVKVLEGYKPNTYDIMNADVLVIQESALTALENSIEGKTEEAAA, encoded by the coding sequence ATGAAATTAGATATATATAAAATAGACGGAAAGAAAAGCAGTAAGAAAGCTGAACTCAGCGATGCTATTTTTGCCATCGAGCCTAACGAGACTGTTCTTTATGAAGATGTTCGTCGGCACATGGCTAACAAGCGTCAGGGTACAGCTAAAACTAAAGAGCGTAGTGAAGTAACTGGTAGTACAAAGAAAATGTACCGCCAGAAAGGAACTGGTAATGCTCGACGTGGTGATATTAAATCTCCTTTATTGAGAAAAGGGGGGACGGTTTTTGGACCGAAACCACGCGATTACAGTTTCAAGATGAATAAGAAAACTCGTCAGCTTGCTCGCAAATCTGCACTTACTTTGAAAGCAGGAAACGAAGCTATCGTAATAGTACAAGATTTCTCTTACGATGAGCCTAAAACTTCGCAAGTAGCTGATATGTTATCTGCTCTTGAGGTTTCCGGTAAGAAAGCATTGATCCTGACTGGCGAAACAGACATGATTATTTATAAGTCTGCCCGCAACATTCCTGGAGTTAAAGTTTTAGAAGGCTATAAGCCTAACACATATGACATTATGAATGCAGATGTGCTTGTAATTCAGGAAAGTGCGCTAACAGCTCTTGAAAATAGTATTGAAGGAAAAACTGAAGAGGCCGCAGCATGA
- a CDS encoding 50S ribosomal protein L23, with protein MSVIIKPVITEKLSRLQEEGKYTFEVVKNASKPEIKEAVEATYPGVKVAKVNTLIMPSKPKGRYTRSGYQGGRTKVWKKAIVTVKEGEIDFFAEI; from the coding sequence ATGAGTGTTATTATAAAACCAGTAATTACTGAAAAATTAAGCCGTCTTCAGGAAGAAGGAAAATATACGTTTGAAGTAGTGAAGAACGCTTCAAAGCCTGAGATTAAAGAAGCTGTAGAAGCAACTTATCCAGGAGTAAAAGTGGCAAAAGTAAACACTTTAATCATGCCTTCTAAACCAAAAGGCAGATATACAAGAAGTGGTTACCAAGGAGGCCGAACTAAGGTCTGGAAAAAAGCCATTGTAACGGTCAAAGAAGGCGAAATTGATTTCTTTGCTGAAATTTAA
- a CDS encoding 50S ribosomal protein L2 — translation MPTKKLKPITPGTRHRIAPVFDEITTDKPLKALLAGKHNTGGRNRHGRITSRHRGGGHKRRYRIIDFKRNKFDVPATVQTIEYDPNRSARIALVAYADGERRYILAPNKLKVGDTIVSGEKAAPDLGNALPMMKMPPGTFIHNIELKPGQGGTLCRSAGTGAQLLGKQEKYVSIKLPSGEVRLILGSCYATVGQTSNPDHMNTTIAKAGRSRWKGRRPQTRGVAMNPVDHPMGGGEGKASGGHPRSPWGQSAKGKKTRNRNKLSSKYIVRRRKTKKK, via the coding sequence ATGCCTACTAAGAAATTAAAACCAATTACACCAGGAACTCGACACAGGATTGCTCCTGTATTCGATGAAATTACAACTGATAAGCCTTTAAAAGCTTTATTGGCTGGAAAACATAATACTGGTGGACGTAACAGACATGGACGTATCACTTCTCGCCACAGAGGCGGAGGGCACAAGCGCCGATATCGTATTATCGATTTTAAGCGTAACAAATTTGATGTGCCGGCAACAGTGCAAACCATCGAGTACGATCCCAACCGATCTGCACGAATCGCACTTGTAGCTTATGCTGATGGTGAACGACGATACATCCTTGCACCAAATAAATTGAAAGTTGGAGACACCATTGTCTCTGGAGAAAAAGCTGCTCCTGATTTAGGAAATGCACTCCCGATGATGAAAATGCCTCCAGGTACTTTCATTCATAATATTGAATTGAAGCCTGGCCAAGGCGGTACTCTTTGCAGAAGTGCAGGGACTGGTGCTCAGTTGCTTGGTAAGCAAGAAAAGTATGTAAGCATTAAACTTCCATCTGGTGAAGTTCGCTTAATCTTAGGTTCTTGCTACGCAACCGTTGGGCAGACAAGTAACCCTGACCACATGAACACGACTATTGCCAAAGCAGGTAGAAGCCGATGGAAAGGTAGAAGACCACAAACTCGTGGTGTTGCAATGAACCCTGTTGATCACCCAATGGGTGGTGGTGAAGGAAAAGCTTCTGGTGGACATCCGCGTTCACCTTGGGGACAATCCGCTAAGGGTAAGAAGACAAGGAATCGTAACAAATTGTCTTCCAAGTACATCGTAAGAAGAAGAAAAACTAAGAAAAAATAA
- a CDS encoding 30S ribosomal protein S19, translating to MPRSLKKGPFVYYKLQRKIDEANESGSKKVIKTWSRSSMVTPDFMGLTLAVHNGKQFIPVFITENMVGHKLGEFAPTRTFRGHPLKKAAK from the coding sequence ATGCCACGCTCACTGAAAAAAGGGCCTTTTGTTTACTACAAGCTTCAGCGTAAGATTGATGAAGCTAATGAAAGTGGAAGCAAGAAAGTGATCAAAACTTGGTCACGTAGTTCTATGGTTACTCCTGATTTTATGGGATTAACCCTTGCAGTACACAACGGAAAGCAATTTATCCCTGTGTTTATAACTGAAAATATGGTAGGCCATAAGTTAGGTGAATTTGCACCTACACGTACATTCCGTGGCCACCCATTGAAGAAAGCAGCTAAATAA
- a CDS encoding 50S ribosomal protein L22, producing MDTPVFEARAIQKHLRRAPRKVRLVADAVRGETVEKAIKRLEFTRKASAEDVIKVIKSAAANLRDKFQEERFDNEDLIIKEIYVDEGVTLKRIQPAPMGRAHRINKRSCHITVKVAPRDQESVNE from the coding sequence ATGGATACTCCAGTATTTGAAGCACGAGCAATACAAAAGCATTTGAGGAGAGCACCTCGCAAGGTACGCCTTGTTGCTGATGCCGTTCGTGGTGAAACAGTAGAAAAAGCGATTAAGAGACTAGAATTTACTAGAAAAGCATCTGCAGAAGATGTTATCAAAGTAATTAAGTCTGCAGCTGCGAATTTAAGAGATAAATTTCAGGAAGAGCGCTTCGACAATGAAGACCTTATTATTAAGGAGATTTATGTTGATGAAGGCGTAACGCTGAAAAGAATTCAGCCAGCACCGATGGGTAGAGCTCATCGTATTAACAAACGTTCATGCCACATTACTGTTAAAGTGGCTCCGCGTGATCAAGAAAGTGTAAACGAATAA
- a CDS encoding 30S ribosomal protein S3 yields the protein MGQKTNPTGFRLGIIRGWDSNWFSEENQPALIIEDEKLREYLHTRLRNGGLSNVIIERTPKRILLTLRTSRPGVIIGKGGEQIELLREELKKITSKEVQINVSEIKRPELDASLVAQNIAQQLQARVSFRRAMKTAIASAMRMGAKGIKVRCAGRLGGAEMARTEQYKEGQVPLHTIRADIDYAASTSNTIYGSIGVTVWIFKGEIIGDVDLTPGTQTRQDSDSGRGKGRDDKGRRSRRRSRNRNRS from the coding sequence TTGGGACAAAAAACAAATCCGACTGGTTTTAGATTAGGCATTATTCGAGGATGGGATTCCAACTGGTTTTCGGAAGAAAATCAACCGGCACTCATCATAGAAGACGAAAAGCTTCGTGAATATTTGCATACAAGACTTCGCAACGGCGGTCTTTCAAACGTTATTATTGAACGTACCCCAAAGCGAATTTTGCTTACGCTCAGAACAAGCCGACCCGGTGTTATTATTGGGAAAGGCGGTGAGCAAATTGAATTGCTTCGCGAAGAGCTTAAGAAGATCACCAGCAAAGAAGTTCAGATTAACGTAAGTGAAATTAAACGTCCAGAATTGGATGCAAGTTTGGTAGCTCAAAATATTGCACAGCAGCTACAGGCACGTGTTTCATTCCGTAGAGCAATGAAGACTGCCATCGCATCTGCTATGAGAATGGGCGCTAAAGGTATTAAAGTCCGCTGTGCCGGACGACTTGGTGGTGCTGAAATGGCCCGAACTGAACAATACAAAGAAGGGCAAGTTCCACTACATACAATTCGTGCAGATATTGATTATGCAGCTTCTACTTCAAACACCATTTATGGTTCAATTGGAGTAACAGTATGGATTTTCAAAGGCGAAATTATTGGCGATGTTGATTTGACTCCAGGTACTCAGACTCGACAAGACTCTGACTCTGGCCGAGGAAAAGGCAGAGATGACAAAGGTAGAAGAAGTCGTCGTCGCAGCAGAAACAGAAACAGATCTTAA